GAGCGCTCCGACGGGGATGGCCTTCATTACCGTGGACACTGCCGGGGCAAACACCATCGTTGTCTACCCCGGCGCCAATGCCCATTGCTCTGAGGAAGATGTGGACGCCTGTCGCAGCTTGATCAGTGGCGCCCGGGTTCTCATCGCTCAACTTGAAATCCCAGTTGAGACAGTGGAGTACGCATTTGAGCTCGCCCGGGCCTCGTCGGTCATGACGATCCTGAACCCGGCGCCCGCGCGGAAGCTGCCCGCGGCTCTTCTGGCCTCCACTGACCTCTTGATTCCGAACGAGGTTGAAGCTGGCCTCCTCTCCGGGATGCCGGTTTCCGACCCGGACAGCGCACTGCGTGCTGCGGCCCACCTACGCGAGCAAGGCCCTGCGCGGGTAGTGATCACTCTGGGGTCGAAGGGGGCTATCTACGCCGGGCCTGAGGGGACCATCCACGGTCACGCTTTCAGGGTACAGGCAGTCGATTCAACGGCTGCCGGAGATGCATTCATCGGCGCGTGGGCCGCTGCGTGGACTCGCGGTGCCGCGATTTCGGAGAGCCTACGGTATGCCTCAGCCGCCGGTGCGGCGGCAACCACCACTGTCGGCGCGCAATCCTCGTTGCCCAGGCCCGAGCAGGTTCTCGCCCTCTTGGAGCAGCGTTCGCCATCGGATTAACTTAAGGCAACTTCAGATTGAGCCGGCCCCGGCGTTCTTCCGGAAGGAGGCTCTC
This genomic interval from Bacillota bacterium contains the following:
- the rbsK gene encoding ribokinase, with amino-acid sequence MIVVLGSLNMDLVTRVSRLPMKGETLTALGFHTVPGGKGANQALAAARLGADVRMIGRVGRDAYGEMLLANLCADGADVSHVVLDSSAPTGMAFITVDTAGANTIVVYPGANAHCSEEDVDACRSLISGARVLIAQLEIPVETVEYAFELARASSVMTILNPAPARKLPAALLASTDLLIPNEVEAGLLSGMPVSDPDSALRAAAHLREQGPARVVITLGSKGAIYAGPEGTIHGHAFRVQAVDSTAAGDAFIGAWAAAWTRGAAISESLRYASAAGAAATTTVGAQSSLPRPEQVLALLEQRSPSD